A region of Legionella donaldsonii DNA encodes the following proteins:
- a CDS encoding ATP-binding cassette domain-containing protein translates to MSIVSLHGVTLKLAGNCLLDAVDWQIQPQERIALVGRNGAGKSTLLRLLQGDLLPDSGQLNKLGGLRVAGLTQEVPISGKETVYHFLVKSLGEVGEVLAQFHHLSATNDLARLAVCQQQMDNLHAWDLLPRVDMMASRLGLDPQAEMSRLSGGMKRRALLAAALIAAPDLLLLDEPTNHLDVNAIEWLESYLKTYTGSLLVVTHDREFLGQIANRIVEIDRGKLYSHECDYDTYLDRREALRLSEQKQNALFDKRLADEEAWIRTGIKARRTRNEGRVRALKAMREEYKARRAQLGKVQALTLDVSRSGSLVIEANKVNFSVAGQTLLRDFSLLLTRGDKIGIIGPNGCGKTTLVRLLLGELSPDSGTVRQGTSLEIAYFDQLRRQLDEQQTVMANVAEGADYVTINGKQKHVASYLREFLFPSERFNQQVSTLSGGERNRLLLAKLFAKPVNLLVMDEPTNDLDIETLELLETMLMDYPGTLLLISHDRAFINQVVTSVLVYEGEGVFNEYVGGYDDYRRQKKERREQAPVKTAVKRTTASTKLSFNEQRELSQLPQKIESLEQKIAALQTRMAEADFYQQDAQMITSHTQQLAADETELTKLYARWEALEERG, encoded by the coding sequence ATGAGTATAGTTTCTCTTCATGGGGTAACCTTAAAACTTGCTGGCAATTGCTTGCTTGATGCGGTTGATTGGCAGATCCAGCCGCAGGAGCGTATTGCTTTGGTGGGACGAAATGGCGCTGGTAAATCTACTTTGTTGCGTTTATTGCAAGGCGATTTGCTGCCTGACAGTGGGCAACTGAATAAACTTGGCGGGTTACGCGTTGCTGGTTTAACTCAGGAAGTTCCCATAAGCGGTAAAGAAACGGTTTACCATTTTTTGGTAAAAAGTTTGGGTGAAGTTGGGGAGGTACTTGCGCAATTCCATCATTTATCAGCGACCAATGATTTAGCCAGATTAGCTGTATGTCAACAGCAAATGGATAATCTGCATGCCTGGGATTTGCTACCCAGGGTAGACATGATGGCAAGTCGTTTAGGCCTTGATCCGCAAGCGGAAATGAGTCGTTTATCAGGCGGAATGAAACGGCGGGCTTTGTTGGCTGCAGCCCTGATTGCTGCCCCTGACCTCTTGTTACTTGATGAACCTACAAACCATTTGGATGTGAATGCCATTGAATGGTTGGAATCTTATCTAAAAACCTATACGGGTAGTTTACTGGTTGTAACACACGATCGTGAATTTTTGGGGCAGATCGCTAATCGCATTGTCGAAATTGATCGCGGCAAACTTTACAGTCACGAATGTGATTACGATACTTATTTGGACCGGCGTGAAGCACTACGGCTAAGTGAACAAAAGCAAAATGCTTTATTTGATAAGCGTCTGGCAGACGAAGAAGCATGGATTCGTACTGGTATCAAAGCCCGCCGCACTCGCAATGAAGGACGTGTACGCGCGTTAAAAGCAATGCGAGAAGAATACAAAGCCCGCCGCGCGCAATTAGGCAAGGTACAAGCATTAACCTTGGATGTATCGCGCTCAGGTTCTTTGGTTATCGAGGCGAATAAGGTTAATTTTTCCGTAGCAGGCCAAACCTTGCTGCGCGATTTTTCACTGCTACTGACCCGTGGTGACAAGATTGGTATTATTGGTCCAAATGGTTGTGGTAAAACAACGTTAGTCCGTTTGCTTTTAGGCGAATTGAGCCCTGACTCCGGGACAGTTCGACAAGGGACTTCTCTCGAAATCGCCTATTTTGATCAATTACGCCGTCAACTGGATGAACAACAGACGGTGATGGCCAATGTAGCAGAAGGGGCTGATTACGTCACCATCAATGGTAAACAAAAACATGTGGCGAGCTATCTGCGGGAATTTCTATTTCCATCCGAGCGTTTTAATCAGCAGGTTTCCACACTGTCTGGGGGCGAACGTAATCGCTTATTACTTGCCAAGTTATTTGCCAAACCAGTTAATTTGCTGGTCATGGATGAGCCGACCAATGATTTGGATATTGAAACCCTGGAATTATTGGAAACCATGTTAATGGATTATCCTGGTACCTTATTGTTAATAAGCCATGATCGCGCGTTTATTAATCAAGTCGTGACTTCCGTACTGGTTTATGAAGGAGAAGGCGTCTTCAATGAATATGTCGGCGGTTACGATGATTATCGTAGGCAGAAAAAAGAGCGGCGTGAACAAGCTCCGGTTAAAACAGCCGTTAAACGGACTACTGCTTCGACGAAGTTAAGCTTCAATGAGCAACGGGAGTTAAGCCAACTGCCCCAGAAAATTGAAAGCCTGGAGCAAAAAATTGCTGCTTTACAGACAAGAATGGCTGAAGCGGATTTTTATCAGCAAGACGCCCAGATGATTACTTCACATACACAACAATTAGCGGCAGACGAAACGGAGTTAACTAAACTTTATGCCCGCTGGGAAGCGCTTGAAGAGAGGGGATAA
- a CDS encoding retropepsin-like aspartic protease family protein encodes MVDKQYTQTGRWMFLIAWLLFFGLLLLFFYYYGEKEQGSYQITHGSVTIVADEQGHYYIDGSINDYPVKFILDTGATLVAIPQWLAAKLQLQGRYPISIQTASGEVTGTLTRLKQLSFAKFTLNNVKAVIVPGSDDDTILLGMNVLSQFNLSQQDKQLIIKK; translated from the coding sequence GTGGTTGATAAGCAATATACACAAACCGGGCGTTGGATGTTTCTCATTGCCTGGTTGTTGTTTTTTGGGTTATTGCTTTTATTTTTTTATTATTACGGTGAGAAGGAACAAGGTTCCTATCAAATCACTCATGGATCTGTCACGATTGTTGCTGATGAACAGGGGCACTATTACATCGATGGTTCCATTAATGATTATCCAGTTAAATTTATTTTAGATACAGGGGCTACTTTGGTGGCTATACCCCAATGGCTAGCTGCCAAGTTGCAGTTGCAGGGTCGTTATCCAATTAGCATCCAAACAGCCAGTGGCGAAGTGACAGGGACTTTGACTCGCCTAAAACAACTAAGTTTTGCTAAATTTACCTTAAATAACGTTAAGGCAGTGATTGTACCCGGCAGTGATGATGACACTATCTTATTAGGTATGAATGTGTTGTCCCAGTTTAATTTATCGCAGCAGGATAAACAGTTAATTATAAAAAAGTGA
- a CDS encoding RidA family protein yields MQPIHSALAPAAIGTYSQAVRCGDIVYLSGQIPLDPQTMQLCSDEIRLQINQVFDNLEAVCKAAGGSLANLVKLTVYLVDLNHFPLVNEAMTRYFDEPYPARAAIGVSALPRGAQVEIDGVMVLPASVQG; encoded by the coding sequence ATGCAACCTATTCATAGTGCGTTAGCGCCAGCAGCGATTGGCACCTATAGTCAAGCAGTTCGTTGTGGAGATATTGTTTATCTCTCCGGGCAGATTCCGCTTGATCCGCAAACCATGCAATTATGCAGCGATGAAATTCGCCTGCAAATTAATCAGGTTTTTGATAACTTGGAAGCTGTTTGTAAAGCGGCAGGTGGCAGTTTGGCAAATTTGGTTAAATTGACTGTTTATCTGGTTGATCTGAACCATTTTCCGTTGGTTAACGAAGCAATGACGCGTTATTTTGATGAACCTTATCCAGCCCGGGCAGCAATTGGAGTAAGTGCCCTGCCGCGTGGAGCGCAGGTAGAAATCGATGGGGTGATGGTTTTACCCGCATCAGTTCAAGGTTAA
- the spoT gene encoding bifunctional GTP diphosphokinase/guanosine-3',5'-bis pyrophosphate 3'-pyrophosphohydrolase has protein sequence MSYFKELDEELKCYLEQPLIEKCYQAYLVAEKAHRGQMRRSGEPYITHPVAAALILARMRLDYQTIMATLLHDVVEDTSISKDDLTQQFGEDVTALVDGVTKLTKIKFESRAEAQAENFRKMVLAMVKDIRVIIVKLADRYHNMRTLGAMPSVKRRRIAIETLEIYAPIANRLGMHAIYIGLEDLGFQALYPMRYRAIKSAVEKSRGNRRELTQKIEQDLQQALEKLNIPYEHVFGRQKHLYSIYRKMRQKKASFTEITDVFAFRVITEDIDSCYRVLGALHQTYKPVPQRFKDYIGIPKANGYQSLHTTLFGPFGVPLEVQIRTRDMDKVAENGVAAHWIYKSSGLEVNEAQLRAREWVQRLLEMQRSTGNSLEFIENVKIDLFPDEVYVFTPKGHIMELPKGATPVDFAYTVHSGVGNSCVAAKVNRRLVPLSIPLTNGQTVEIITAPGARPNPAWLNFVVTGKARSNIRHFLKSQQHTESIVLGKRLLEQSLVELGSDYAKVPPESLQALLHDLNYKSADELLYAIGIGNQMPMIIAKRLVISQESSELDKTAKSGPLAIKGTEGMVVHFADCCQPIPGDSIVGRFQQGRGIIVHASDCPNINQGRNHPEQLVSLRWDDQVQGEFWVDITVEVANQRGVLAALATAISEAESNIGNINVDPRDGRHNGVTFSISVRDRTHLARVMRRLRANKVVMRLYRKKQGD, from the coding sequence GTGAGCTACTTTAAGGAGTTAGACGAAGAGCTTAAATGCTACCTTGAGCAACCGCTTATTGAAAAATGTTATCAAGCTTATCTGGTCGCTGAAAAAGCACATCGCGGCCAAATGCGTCGCTCAGGTGAACCTTATATTACCCATCCGGTTGCCGCAGCGTTGATTTTAGCCCGTATGCGCCTGGATTATCAAACCATAATGGCCACTCTACTCCATGATGTGGTTGAAGATACCTCCATTAGTAAAGATGATTTAACCCAGCAATTTGGTGAAGATGTTACTGCGTTGGTCGATGGAGTAACCAAACTGACCAAAATCAAATTTGAATCTCGCGCTGAAGCCCAGGCGGAAAATTTCCGCAAAATGGTTTTAGCGATGGTGAAAGATATCCGTGTCATTATTGTAAAACTCGCTGATCGTTATCATAACATGCGTACCTTAGGCGCAATGCCATCGGTAAAGAGAAGACGCATTGCGATCGAAACCCTGGAAATTTATGCCCCCATTGCCAATCGTTTGGGGATGCATGCTATCTATATTGGTCTTGAGGATTTGGGCTTTCAAGCACTTTATCCCATGCGCTATAGGGCTATTAAGTCAGCAGTCGAAAAATCACGAGGTAATCGGCGTGAGCTCACCCAAAAAATTGAACAGGATTTGCAGCAGGCCTTGGAGAAACTCAATATTCCCTATGAGCATGTTTTTGGTCGGCAGAAACATTTATATAGTATCTATCGTAAAATGCGGCAAAAAAAAGCGTCTTTTACTGAAATAACCGATGTTTTTGCTTTTCGAGTGATTACTGAGGATATTGATTCCTGTTACCGGGTTCTGGGAGCCTTACACCAAACGTATAAACCCGTTCCGCAACGTTTCAAGGACTATATCGGGATTCCTAAAGCCAATGGTTATCAATCCCTGCACACCACGTTATTTGGCCCCTTTGGGGTTCCCCTGGAAGTACAAATACGTACTCGCGACATGGACAAGGTGGCTGAAAACGGAGTGGCTGCCCACTGGATTTATAAATCGTCTGGTTTGGAAGTGAATGAAGCCCAATTACGTGCACGTGAATGGGTACAGCGCTTGTTGGAAATGCAGCGTAGCACAGGAAATTCTTTGGAATTTATTGAAAACGTTAAAATTGATTTATTCCCGGATGAAGTTTATGTATTTACCCCCAAAGGCCATATTATGGAATTGCCCAAGGGCGCTACACCGGTTGATTTTGCCTATACAGTGCATTCTGGTGTGGGAAATAGTTGTGTTGCCGCCAAAGTGAATCGTCGGCTGGTTCCACTGAGTATTCCATTAACGAATGGCCAGACGGTCGAAATTATTACTGCACCTGGGGCTCGTCCTAACCCTGCCTGGCTTAATTTTGTGGTGACTGGCAAGGCGCGCAGTAACATACGTCATTTCTTGAAAAGTCAGCAACATACGGAATCGATAGTCTTGGGTAAGCGTTTGCTGGAGCAATCGCTTGTTGAATTAGGCAGTGATTATGCCAAGGTACCGCCGGAGTCTTTGCAAGCCTTGTTACATGATCTAAATTACAAATCCGCCGATGAGTTACTTTATGCTATTGGTATTGGCAATCAGATGCCAATGATTATAGCCAAACGGCTGGTGATTAGTCAGGAAAGTAGTGAACTGGATAAAACAGCGAAAAGTGGTCCTTTGGCTATTAAAGGTACTGAAGGGATGGTGGTTCATTTCGCTGATTGTTGCCAACCGATACCAGGCGATAGTATTGTTGGGCGTTTTCAGCAAGGTCGCGGTATTATAGTGCATGCCAGTGATTGTCCTAACATTAATCAAGGACGAAATCACCCGGAACAATTGGTTTCTTTACGCTGGGATGACCAGGTGCAAGGTGAGTTTTGGGTAGATATTACCGTTGAAGTCGCTAATCAGCGCGGTGTTTTAGCTGCATTAGCAACAGCAATTTCTGAGGCGGAATCCAATATTGGTAATATTAATGTCGATCCACGAGATGGGCGGCATAATGGAGTGACTTTTTCAATCAGTGTGCGTGACAGAACTCATTTAGCACGAGTGATGCGTCGTTTGCGTGCTAATAAAGTGGTGATGCGCCTATATCGTAAAAAGCAGGGAGATTAA
- the rpoZ gene encoding DNA-directed RNA polymerase subunit omega: protein MARVTVEDCLEHVANRFELVMVATKRAREIAVRGEQPMVEWENDKPTVVALREIAEGLIKPDILDKD, encoded by the coding sequence ATGGCACGTGTAACCGTAGAAGATTGTTTAGAGCATGTTGCAAACCGGTTTGAGTTAGTCATGGTGGCTACCAAACGTGCTCGCGAGATAGCTGTTCGTGGCGAACAACCCATGGTGGAATGGGAAAATGATAAACCTACTGTGGTTGCTTTGCGGGAAATTGCTGAAGGGTTAATCAAGCCGGATATCCTGGACAAAGACTAG
- the gmk gene encoding guanylate kinase, with amino-acid sequence MADAYSYAGNLIIVAAPSGGGKTSLVRKLVTSLPEIEVSISHTTRKKRPGEKDGVDYFFVDEQQFLAMIEANAFIEHALVFNHHYGTSVAQINTRLQAGVDVVLDIDWQGAQQIKDIFPDAVSVFVIPPALDTLKQRLLDRRQDNEEVISSRMRRAQDELSHFSEFDYLIVNDDFNKAAAELQAIVIANRLRMARQVNQQGKLLSFLMASQ; translated from the coding sequence ATGGCCGATGCTTATTCTTATGCAGGTAATTTAATAATCGTTGCTGCTCCCTCAGGGGGAGGGAAAACCAGTTTGGTGCGAAAGTTAGTGACTTCACTCCCTGAAATCGAAGTCTCTATTTCCCATACTACCCGTAAAAAACGGCCTGGTGAAAAAGATGGGGTGGATTACTTTTTTGTTGATGAACAGCAATTTCTGGCCATGATAGAAGCCAATGCATTTATAGAGCATGCTCTGGTATTTAATCATCATTACGGTACTTCTGTAGCGCAGATAAACACCCGTCTCCAGGCAGGTGTTGATGTGGTTCTAGACATTGATTGGCAAGGTGCCCAACAAATTAAAGATATTTTTCCTGATGCTGTTTCTGTCTTTGTCATACCGCCTGCACTGGATACCCTTAAACAGCGGCTTTTAGACCGGCGTCAGGATAATGAAGAGGTTATTTCCAGCCGTATGCGGCGGGCTCAGGATGAACTAAGCCATTTTTCAGAATTCGATTATCTGATAGTCAATGATGATTTCAATAAAGCAGCCGCTGAGTTACAAGCCATAGTCATTGCAAACCGGCTCCGAATGGCTCGTCAAGTCAATCAGCAAGGAAAATTACTTTCATTCTTGATGGCATCGCAGTAA
- a CDS encoding YicC/YloC family endoribonuclease, producing MTYSMTAFTRVQKQLDEGILCWEIKSVNHRYLDVSFRLPEVFRFLETSLRTMMRGKISRGKLECQLKFQSIAKDAQSLRIDDCLVNSLMAAGHQLATTKQLPNDLTLSTILSWPGVIQTSQSDQEALGKQVELLFQETLDQLLAVRKSEGQALRVHIQSRLDKLQDEIKVAWQLVAPLTEQTKDKLLTRLHILQLEVDKTRVEQEIALQLARLDVTEELDRLQTHVVEVEKVLQREEAVGRRLDFLMQELNREANTLSSKSESVALTQSAVEMKVLIEQMREQIQNIE from the coding sequence ATGACCTATAGTATGACCGCCTTTACCAGAGTGCAGAAACAGCTCGATGAAGGTATTCTGTGCTGGGAAATTAAGTCAGTGAATCATCGCTATCTGGATGTCTCTTTTCGTTTGCCGGAAGTCTTCCGTTTTTTAGAAACTTCTTTACGCACTATGATGCGTGGAAAAATAAGTCGTGGTAAATTGGAGTGTCAACTTAAGTTCCAGAGTATTGCAAAGGATGCCCAATCCCTACGTATCGATGACTGCCTGGTCAACAGTCTAATGGCGGCAGGACATCAGTTGGCGACGACTAAGCAATTACCTAATGATTTAACGTTAAGTACCATTTTATCCTGGCCTGGTGTGATACAAACCTCCCAATCTGATCAGGAGGCATTAGGCAAGCAGGTGGAGTTATTATTTCAGGAAACCCTGGATCAGCTATTGGCGGTAAGAAAGTCCGAAGGGCAGGCATTGAGAGTACATATACAAAGTCGTTTAGATAAATTACAGGATGAAATTAAAGTGGCATGGCAATTGGTTGCACCACTTACGGAACAAACAAAAGACAAGTTACTAACCCGGTTACATATTTTGCAACTGGAGGTCGATAAGACACGTGTAGAACAAGAGATTGCTCTGCAATTGGCTCGTTTGGATGTGACTGAAGAGCTAGACAGGTTGCAAACCCATGTGGTTGAAGTCGAAAAAGTGCTGCAACGTGAGGAAGCGGTTGGACGCCGTCTGGACTTTTTGATGCAGGAACTGAATCGGGAAGCGAACACGCTGAGTTCAAAATCAGAGTCCGTTGCTTTGACCCAGAGCGCTGTTGAAATGAAAGTGTTAATTGAGCAAATGCGTGAACAAATTCAAAATATAGAGTAA
- the rph gene encoding ribonuclease PH, translating to MRPSNREPNQLRAIKITRNFTSHAEGSVLVEFGETRVLCNASVIDGVPRFLKGKNQGWITAEYGMLPRATHSRTEREASKGKQGGRTLEIQRLIGRSLRACIDLKVLGESTITLDCDVIQADGGTRTAAITGACVAMKDALSWMVAREKLRKMPAFNYIAAVSVGIYRGQPVLDLDYAEDVLAETDMNIVMNEEGQFIEVQGTAEDKSFNRDQLNQMLALAENGIVQLIEIQKNA from the coding sequence ATGCGCCCCAGCAATCGTGAACCCAATCAATTACGTGCGATCAAAATCACCCGTAATTTTACTAGTCATGCCGAAGGCTCAGTCTTGGTTGAGTTTGGCGAGACTCGCGTTTTATGTAATGCCTCGGTTATTGATGGCGTACCCCGTTTTCTTAAAGGCAAAAACCAGGGCTGGATTACTGCTGAATACGGTATGTTGCCTCGCGCTACACACAGCCGGACAGAAAGGGAAGCCAGCAAAGGGAAGCAAGGTGGCAGGACACTTGAAATTCAGCGGCTCATCGGCCGCTCTTTACGCGCTTGCATCGATTTGAAAGTCTTGGGCGAAAGCACCATTACCCTCGATTGTGATGTGATTCAGGCAGATGGCGGCACTCGTACTGCAGCAATTACTGGTGCCTGTGTAGCAATGAAAGACGCCCTTTCATGGATGGTGGCACGCGAAAAACTACGTAAAATGCCAGCATTTAACTACATTGCAGCTGTTTCCGTCGGTATTTACCGCGGCCAACCTGTCCTTGATTTAGATTATGCTGAAGATGTCTTGGCAGAAACCGACATGAATATTGTAATGAATGAAGAAGGCCAATTCATAGAAGTGCAGGGTACAGCAGAAGATAAGAGTTTTAATCGTGATCAACTCAATCAGATGTTGGCCCTGGCAGAAAATGGGATTGTTCAGCTCATCGAAATACAGAAAAACGCCTAA
- a CDS encoding type IV pilus twitching motility protein PilT, translated as MDIKELLVVAVDNKASDLHLSAGLPPVIRVDGTLHQTALPVLEQQELSQLLVNSMTTEQRNEYRQNKDIDFAFEIAELARFRVNIFHQARGAGAVFRVIPSRIPSMAELELPPIFTEIAFYSRGLILITGPTGSGKSTTTAALLDHINTVRSQHILTIEDPIEFIHQSKKCLVNQRQVRRDTISFNAALRSALREDPDVILVGELRDLETIRLAMTAAETGHLVFATLHTNSAVKAIHRIIDVFPGAEKSLARSMLAESLQAVIAQNLLPKIKGGRIAAFEIMLCNTAIRNLIREDKLAQMYSSMQTGQAKGMQTLEQHLMQLWRSNLIAAPHIQEGGVHLS; from the coding sequence ATGGATATCAAGGAGTTATTAGTAGTTGCAGTAGACAACAAGGCCTCGGATTTACACTTATCAGCTGGGTTACCCCCTGTGATTCGTGTCGATGGAACTTTGCATCAGACAGCACTTCCAGTCTTGGAGCAGCAAGAACTTAGTCAGCTCCTTGTCAATAGTATGACTACCGAGCAAAGAAACGAGTATAGGCAGAATAAAGACATTGATTTTGCTTTCGAAATTGCAGAGCTGGCTCGTTTTCGAGTGAATATCTTTCATCAAGCACGGGGTGCTGGCGCAGTATTCCGTGTTATTCCATCAAGAATTCCCAGCATGGCGGAGCTGGAACTGCCACCGATTTTTACTGAAATTGCTTTTTATTCTCGTGGCTTGATATTAATTACCGGGCCTACCGGTTCGGGGAAGAGTACTACGACCGCTGCATTGCTCGATCACATCAATACAGTGCGTTCTCAACATATTCTTACGATTGAAGATCCGATTGAATTCATCCACCAAAGTAAAAAATGCCTGGTTAATCAGCGTCAGGTTCGGCGTGATACAATCAGCTTCAATGCAGCTTTACGTTCAGCCTTAAGGGAAGATCCGGACGTTATTTTGGTCGGTGAGTTACGTGATTTGGAAACCATTCGTCTTGCTATGACTGCTGCTGAAACAGGTCACTTGGTGTTTGCGACTTTACATACGAACTCTGCAGTAAAGGCAATTCACCGGATCATTGATGTGTTTCCTGGCGCGGAAAAATCACTGGCACGCTCCATGTTAGCGGAATCTTTGCAAGCCGTTATTGCGCAAAATTTGTTGCCCAAAATAAAGGGCGGCCGTATTGCTGCCTTTGAAATCATGCTTTGTAATACCGCTATTCGTAATCTGATCCGTGAAGATAAACTCGCACAAATGTACTCTTCTATGCAGACTGGACAGGCTAAGGGGATGCAAACCCTGGAACAACATTTAATGCAGCTATGGCGATCCAATTTGATTGCAGCGCCTCATATACAGGAAGGCGGTGTTCATCTAAGCTAA
- a CDS encoding YggS family pyridoxal phosphate-dependent enzyme yields the protein MTISERVHQIQTLITTATERYEREANTVKLLAVSKGQSSDAIKQAFKAGISDFGENYLQEAQVKMRALSDLAIHWHFIGPIQSNKTRGIAQDFEWVHSVGREEIAMMLAKYRPAHLPALNICLQINLDEEESKSGVSPIQAEKLALFVGQLPSLTLRGLMTIPRPQDNTQQQYESFLRLASLLADLNKKLNLSMDTLSMGMSDDFEAAIRAGSTLVRIGRAIFGERQG from the coding sequence ATGACCATTAGCGAGCGCGTTCATCAAATTCAAACGCTTATCACTACAGCTACTGAACGTTACGAGCGCGAAGCAAATACAGTAAAATTACTGGCTGTCAGCAAAGGTCAGTCAAGCGATGCAATTAAACAGGCATTTAAAGCAGGGATCAGTGATTTTGGTGAAAATTATTTACAGGAGGCGCAAGTCAAAATGCGTGCCTTATCTGATTTAGCAATTCACTGGCATTTCATCGGCCCCATTCAAAGCAATAAAACTCGGGGTATAGCCCAAGACTTTGAGTGGGTACATAGTGTCGGCCGCGAAGAAATTGCGATGATGCTGGCTAAATATCGTCCTGCACACCTGCCTGCACTTAATATTTGTCTGCAAATTAATCTGGATGAGGAAGAGAGTAAGTCGGGTGTCAGCCCAATTCAGGCTGAAAAACTTGCTCTTTTTGTTGGTCAATTACCCTCCTTGACATTGCGAGGATTAATGACCATTCCTCGTCCTCAAGACAACACGCAGCAGCAATATGAGAGTTTTCTGCGTCTTGCTAGTTTATTGGCTGATTTGAACAAAAAATTGAACCTATCCATGGATACTCTATCCATGGGAATGAGTGATGATTTTGAAGCAGCGATTCGTGCTGGTAGTACTCTAGTACGCATTGGCCGCGCTATCTTTGGTGAAAGACAAGGTTAA
- the proC gene encoding pyrroline-5-carboxylate reductase — protein MKISFIGFGNMAQAIARTLRNNRDYQIFAASPSLAKGINDDGFHTDHDNLAIIKDADVIFLAVKPANLKTVLTQISPHLPPNCLLVSIAAGMSLSWLAPYCPTNQAIVRSMPNIPIAVQEGATPLIANDYVTNKQKHLIEQLFQASGITTWVTKESDIDSLTALSGSGPAYVFLFMEAMINAAKKLGLDENLAHSFTLQTVLGAAHLAKNSTLELSALRKKVTSPSGTTAAALDILRQQGFEELIFQAMKAACERAQQLGS, from the coding sequence ATGAAAATTAGTTTTATTGGTTTCGGCAACATGGCACAGGCAATTGCGCGTACCTTACGCAATAATCGTGATTACCAAATTTTTGCTGCCTCTCCTTCCCTTGCAAAAGGAATTAATGATGATGGCTTTCACACCGACCATGATAATCTGGCAATTATTAAGGATGCTGACGTCATTTTTTTAGCCGTTAAACCGGCGAACCTGAAAACTGTTTTAACTCAAATTAGCCCTCATCTACCTCCAAACTGCTTACTGGTTTCGATTGCTGCTGGCATGAGTCTCTCCTGGTTAGCCCCATACTGTCCCACGAACCAAGCAATCGTCCGTAGTATGCCTAATATACCCATCGCTGTGCAGGAAGGAGCCACTCCGTTAATAGCGAATGATTATGTTACCAACAAACAGAAACACCTAATCGAACAACTTTTTCAAGCCTCTGGCATCACGACCTGGGTTACGAAAGAAAGTGATATTGATTCATTGACAGCGTTATCCGGTAGCGGGCCGGCTTATGTCTTTCTTTTCATGGAAGCAATGATTAATGCGGCCAAAAAACTTGGGCTTGACGAGAACCTTGCTCACAGCTTTACCTTGCAAACCGTTCTCGGAGCTGCCCATTTAGCTAAAAATAGTACCCTTGAACTGTCTGCTTTACGAAAAAAGGTGACCTCTCCCTCTGGCACAACTGCCGCTGCACTCGATATACTGCGACAACAAGGATTCGAAGAGCTGATATTTCAGGCAATGAAAGCAGCTTGTGAACGCGCACAACAACTGGGATCCTAG
- a CDS encoding YggT family protein, whose translation MAGLMAVTYFLISLFFNLFLFVLWLRLILRYFHVSSLHPVHQAINKLTDPLLGPLERLIGTEKLPAKQRYDWVCFGLLIVVEIIKFIVLGLLLYKTLMPISYILLFSVADLIVQPCNLLFYMILIRVVMSWVNPAWQHPASDIIKMVTDPLLDLGRRLVPDISGFDFSPFIVLIILKVITLFMSASMPLRLV comes from the coding sequence ATGGCGGGATTGATGGCGGTTACCTATTTTCTGATCAGCCTATTTTTCAATTTGTTTTTGTTTGTTTTATGGTTACGCCTTATTTTGCGTTACTTCCATGTAAGTAGCCTGCATCCTGTGCACCAAGCGATAAACAAATTAACAGATCCTTTGCTCGGCCCACTAGAACGGCTGATAGGAACAGAAAAACTACCGGCAAAACAGCGCTATGACTGGGTCTGTTTTGGTCTACTCATTGTTGTTGAAATTATTAAATTTATAGTCCTTGGCTTGCTTCTTTATAAAACCCTCATGCCAATCTCCTATATTCTGTTATTTTCTGTGGCTGATCTTATTGTTCAACCCTGTAACCTGCTTTTCTATATGATTCTAATCCGGGTCGTTATGAGTTGGGTTAATCCAGCATGGCAACATCCTGCGAGTGATATTATCAAGATGGTGACCGATCCTTTATTAGATTTAGGGCGACGTTTGGTACCTGATATTTCTGGTTTTGATTTTTCTCCTTTTATTGTTTTAATTATTTTAAAGGTGATTACTCTGTTCATGAGTGCATCAATGCCTTTACGACTTGTTTAG